In one window of Erythrolamprus reginae isolate rEryReg1 chromosome 1, rEryReg1.hap1, whole genome shotgun sequence DNA:
- the GDF7 gene encoding growth/differentiation factor 7, whose amino-acid sequence MQAGNPFWARARVGQILPALRAQHGSFHPSISLSLPDDSSWQAGQHYLFDISTLAEADEIVGAELRILRKAAANRSLASSPEGMLHRLLISLCPDPTEEEREPGLLDSRAGDLLGSGDAEPQWEVFDVWEALRPWAEPGARPRRPPALCFWLRIVSAQTGKLLSPRQLGFGREHPSQPHERALLVVFSRTKRKDNLFKEIRQKIRTLGAGASDLPLASHEFNRGVLAKQKQRRRRTALSGRAAGGGGRNPNRKIRSRCSRKALHVNFKELGWDDWIIAPLDYEAYHCDGVCDFPLRSHLEPTNHAIIQTLMNSMAPEATPPSCCVPSKLSPISILYTDSGNNVVYKQYEDMVVESCGCR is encoded by the coding sequence ATGCAAGCAGGGAATCCCTTTTGGGCCAGGGCCAGGGTGGGACAGATCCTCCCTGCTCTTCGGGCTCAACATGGCAGCTTCCACCcatccatttctctttctcttccagaCGACTCTTCTTGGCAGGCCGGGCAGCATTACCTCTTCGACATTTCCACCCTGGCCGAGGCGGACGAAATCGTCGGGGCCGAACTGAGGATCTTGCGGAAAGCTGCCGCCAACAGGAGCCTCGCCTCTTCCCCGGAAGGGATGCTCCACCGCCTGCTGATCTCTCTTTGCCCCGATCCAACCGAAGAAGAGCGGGAGCCGGGCCTTTTGGATTCCCGAGCGGGCGATCTCCTGGGCTCCGGCGACGCTGAGCCCCAGTGGGAAGTCTTCGACGTCTGGGAGGCCTTGAGGCCCTGGGCCGAACCAGGCGCCCGTCCCCGGCGCCCGCCCGCGCTCTGCTTTTGGTTAAGGATCGTCTCGGCCCAGACTGGGAAGCTCTTGTCCCCCCGGCAGCTGGGGTTCGGCCGGGAGCACCCGTCGCAGCCCCACGAGAGGGCCCTGCTGGTGGTATTTTCTCGCACCAAGCGGAAAGACAATCTCTTCAAGGAGATCCGCCAGAAGATCCGCACCCTGGgcgccggtgcctccgacctcccgttGGCCTCGCACGAATTCAACCGAGGCGTTCTGGCCAAACAGAAGCAGCGGAGGCGGAGGACGGCGCTGTCGGGCCGAGCGGCCGGCGGTGGCGGCCGAAATCCGAACAGAAAAATCCGGAGCCGCTGCAGCCGCAAAGCGCTTCACGTCAACTTCAAGGAGCTGGGCTGGGACGACTGGATCATCGCGCCCCTGGATTACGAAGCCTACCACTGCGACGGCGTGTGCGACTTCCCGCTCCGCTCCCACTTGGAGCCCACCAACCACGCCATCATCCAGACGCTCATGAACTCCATGGCGCCCGAGGCCACCCCGCCCAGCTGCTGCGTGCCTTCCAAGCTCAGCCCCATCAGCATCCTCTACACCGACTCCGGCAACAACGTGGTTTACAAGCAGTACGAGGACATGGTGGTGGAGAGCTGCGGCTGCAGGtaa